Proteins from one Telopea speciosissima isolate NSW1024214 ecotype Mountain lineage chromosome 1, Tspe_v1, whole genome shotgun sequence genomic window:
- the LOC122649570 gene encoding uncharacterized mitochondrial protein AtMg00810-like, with the protein MSDCKPVSTPISTSTKPFDSGGDAMPNPTDYRSIVGALQYVTLTRPDVSFTVNRACQFMHSPTIAHWQLVKRILRYLKSTRTHGLLFDRSSSRSLQAFSDANWARDSIDRKSIGGFAIFLGPNLISWTSCKQRTVA; encoded by the coding sequence ATGAGTGATTGCAAGCCTGTGTCAACTCCCATATCCACATCCACGAAGCCTTTTGATTCAGGGGGTGATGCCATGCCCAATCCAACTGATTATCGATCTATTGTTGGGGCCCTACAGTATGTTACACTCACTAGGCCTGATGTTTCCTTTACGGTTAATCGGGCATGCCAGTTTATGCATTCACCTACTATTGCCCACTGGCAGCTTGTCAAGAGGATTCTGCGCTATTTGAAAAGCACCCGAACTCATGGGTTGCTGTTTGATCGTTCCTCATCTAGGTCTCTTCAGGCATTTTCTGATGCAAATTGGGCTAGAGACAGTATAGATCGGAAGTCCATAGGTGGAtttgctatttttcttggaCCTAATCTTATCTCCTGGACGTCATGCAAGCAGCGCACTGTTGCTTGA